One region of Emys orbicularis isolate rEmyOrb1 chromosome 4, rEmyOrb1.hap1, whole genome shotgun sequence genomic DNA includes:
- the MAPK1IP1L gene encoding MAPK-interacting and spindle-stabilizing protein-like, with the protein MSGADDFSLADALPDHSPAKTSKVSNTKSGQQTGQPTQGWPASNPWNTPSAPPTGPSGLPPNTTASSVPFGPPPTGMYPSMPPGPPAPFPPPPTGPSCPPPGGPYPPPSVPGPVPPGQYPPPNMPFPELPRPYGGPTEPAAPPAPVGPWGSMPSGAWGATMGGQYPAPSMPYPPPGPYATPTQTPGAAPTVPWGTVPPGTWGPSPPGPFPPPTGSYPAPGLYPTPPNPFQVPSGPAGTPSMPGGHHLYR; encoded by the exons atgtCTGGAGCTGATGACTTTTCG TTGGCAGATGCTTTACCGGATCATTCCCCTGCTAAAACCTCCAAAGTGAGCAATACAAAATCTGGTCAACAAACTGGTCAGCCAACACAAGGCTGGCCAGCTTCCAATCCTTGGAACACCCCAAGTGCTCCACCTACGGGGCCATCTGGATTGCCACCAAATACAACAGCCTCCAGTGTGCCATTTGGACCTCCCCCAACAGGAATGTATCCTTCAATGCCACCTGGACCGCCTGCTCCATTTCCACCTCCTCCTACTGGACCCTCTTGCCCTCCTCCTGGTGGTCCATATCCACCCCCATCTGTGCCAGGTCCTGTCCCACCAGGGCAATATCCTCCACCAAATATGCCCTTTCCAGAGCTTCCAAGACCATATGGTGGTCcaacagagccagctgcaccTCCTGCTCCTGTTGGGCCATGGGGATCCATGCCTTCTGGAGCATGGGGAGCAACAATGGGAGGGCAATATCCTGCACCTAGTATGCCATATCCACCCCCTGGGCCATATGCCACTCCTACCCAGACACCCGGGGCTGCACCTACAGTACCGTGGGGTACTGTCCCACCTGGAACATGGGGACCTTCACCACCTGGTCCATTTCCTCCACCCACGGGATCATATCCAGCTCCAGGACTCTATCCTACACCCCCTAATCCTTTTCAAGTGCCATCTGGTCCTGCTGGTACTCCATCAATGCCTGGTGGTCACCAT ctTTACCGTTGA